In Micromonospora sp. WMMD980, the following are encoded in one genomic region:
- the folB gene encoding dihydroneopterin aldolase, translated as MTDRIELTGLRAHGRHGVYDFERAQGQEFVVDAVLELDLAPAARSDEVTDTVHYGELAERLVAVVTGEPVDLIETLADRLLAVCLAEPRVAAATVTVHKPEAPIPHAFRDVAVTMRRTR; from the coding sequence ATGACCGACCGGATCGAACTGACCGGCCTGCGCGCGCACGGCCGGCACGGCGTCTACGACTTCGAGCGGGCCCAGGGGCAGGAGTTCGTGGTCGACGCGGTGCTCGAACTCGACCTGGCCCCGGCCGCCCGCTCCGACGAGGTGACCGACACCGTGCACTACGGCGAGCTGGCCGAACGGCTGGTCGCGGTGGTCACCGGCGAGCCGGTGGACCTGATCGAGACGCTGGCCGACCGGCTGCTGGCGGTCTGCCTGGCCGAGCCGCGGGTCGCCGCCGCGACGGTGACCGTGCACAAGCCGGAGGCGCCGATCCCGCACGCGTTCCGGGACGTGGCCGTCACCATGCGGCGTACCCGGTGA
- the folK gene encoding 2-amino-4-hydroxy-6-hydroxymethyldihydropteridine diphosphokinase, whose product MTRAVLSIGSNLGDRLDHLRTAVAALGDHVLLVSGVYETPPWGDAEQPAYLNAAVMVADPAAGPDDWLARARAAEAAAGRTRDPARRYGPRTLDVDVIAVWDEAGQPVLADDPELTLPHPRAHLRAFVLRPWIDIEPHGRLPGHGWLTDLLNAEPLAGDALELSPRPDLTLESDA is encoded by the coding sequence GTGACCCGGGCCGTGCTGTCGATCGGCAGCAACCTCGGCGACCGCCTCGACCACCTGCGAACCGCGGTGGCCGCGCTCGGCGACCACGTGCTGCTGGTCTCCGGCGTCTACGAGACTCCGCCGTGGGGGGACGCGGAGCAGCCCGCGTACCTGAACGCGGCGGTGATGGTCGCGGACCCGGCGGCCGGGCCGGACGACTGGCTGGCCCGGGCCCGGGCCGCCGAGGCGGCGGCCGGGCGCACCCGCGACCCGGCCCGCCGGTACGGGCCGCGCACGCTGGACGTGGACGTGATCGCGGTCTGGGACGAGGCCGGGCAACCGGTGCTCGCCGACGACCCGGAGCTGACCCTGCCGCACCCGCGGGCCCACCTGCGCGCCTTCGTGCTGCGGCCCTGGATCGACATCGAGCCGCACGGCCGGCTGCCCGGGCACGGCTGGCTGACCGACCTGCTCAACGCCGAGCCGCTGGCCGGCGACGCCCTGGAACTGAGCCCGCGACCCGATCTGACGCTAGAGTCGGACGCATGA
- a CDS encoding ABC transporter permease subunit, translating into MNPVQAAVTWLNDPLNWTNPGGVLDRLGEHLSMSALAVLLGCLVAWPVGLWLGHTGRGGGLVLLVSNVTLAIPTLALLTILPLTFLGFGRASVVVALAVFAVPPLLANAYTGVRQADPEARDAARGMGLSGGQVLRRVELPLAVPYLAAGFRTAAVQVVATAALASFVNGGGLGQIIRAGFGLDIAAGGGQIIAGGVLVAGLAMLVEAVLAVVERMVTPRPLRRVRRRANRRAAAATAGG; encoded by the coding sequence GTGAACCCGGTGCAGGCGGCGGTGACCTGGCTGAACGACCCGCTGAACTGGACCAATCCCGGCGGTGTGCTGGACCGCCTCGGCGAGCACCTGAGCATGTCCGCCCTGGCGGTGCTGCTCGGCTGCCTGGTGGCCTGGCCGGTCGGCCTCTGGCTCGGGCACACCGGCCGGGGCGGCGGGCTGGTGCTGCTGGTCTCCAACGTCACCCTGGCGATCCCGACCCTGGCTCTGCTCACCATCCTGCCGCTGACCTTCCTCGGCTTCGGCCGCGCGTCAGTGGTGGTGGCGCTCGCGGTGTTCGCGGTGCCGCCGCTGCTGGCGAACGCGTACACCGGGGTTCGCCAGGCCGACCCGGAGGCCCGGGACGCCGCGCGCGGGATGGGCCTGTCCGGCGGGCAGGTGCTGCGCCGGGTGGAGCTGCCGCTCGCGGTGCCCTACCTGGCGGCCGGTTTCCGGACCGCGGCCGTGCAGGTGGTGGCCACCGCCGCGCTGGCGTCGTTCGTCAACGGCGGCGGGCTGGGCCAGATCATCCGGGCCGGCTTCGGTCTCGACATCGCGGCCGGCGGGGGCCAGATCATCGCCGGGGGCGTCCTGGTGGCCGGGCTGGCGATGCTCGTCGAAGCCGTGCTCGCGGTGGTGGAGCGGATGGTCACGCCGCGTCCGCTGCGCCGGGTGCGGCGGCGGGCGAACCGGCGCGCCGCCGCGGCCACGGCCGGCGGCTGA
- a CDS encoding ABC transporter permease, which translates to MGYDQSGRTVPSETTSGVPAAVLENVFDDPSHGEPGRDRIAVHVVWEFVLLAGLATVTWLLWREDSDALRGGALKTLLVDVAGLGLLTLAAGLSLRAAAVNLAIGPVALAAALHYAEQGDRGAREVLLPALAVAAVAGLALALAVVVLHVPGWAASLAGAAGVIVWLERRTAPVTVQGDYDPRRAALYLFVGFAAVAVLGGLFGAIKPVRRLLGRFRPVADPARRRGAAAATVTALALVGSTVLAMFGGMLIAANGDGTVTPGTGLDWSVLAVGAVLLGGTSAYGRRGGVFGALLSVCLVVVFLAWSVAYDWTVSRWAVGGAAVGVGLLVTRLVETFGRPRPVSPGPAGSGPLRPAGDGTLSSGWAMTPAPEPTATWPSVLPTRTDTDTPVEAWEAPGWESEPRRWDSDDR; encoded by the coding sequence ATGGGGTACGACCAGTCGGGCCGGACGGTCCCGTCGGAGACCACGTCCGGCGTGCCCGCCGCGGTGCTGGAGAACGTCTTCGACGACCCGTCGCACGGCGAGCCCGGCCGGGACCGGATCGCGGTGCACGTGGTCTGGGAGTTCGTGCTGCTCGCCGGCCTGGCGACGGTGACCTGGCTGCTCTGGCGGGAAGACTCGGACGCGTTGCGCGGCGGGGCGCTGAAGACGCTGCTGGTCGACGTGGCCGGGCTCGGTTTGCTCACCCTGGCCGCCGGCCTGAGCCTACGGGCGGCCGCGGTGAACCTGGCCATCGGCCCGGTCGCGCTGGCCGCCGCGCTGCACTACGCCGAGCAGGGTGACCGGGGCGCCCGGGAGGTGCTGCTCCCGGCGCTCGCGGTGGCGGCGGTCGCCGGGTTGGCGCTCGCCCTGGCCGTGGTGGTGCTGCACGTGCCCGGCTGGGCGGCGAGCCTGGCCGGCGCGGCCGGCGTGATCGTCTGGCTGGAGCGGCGGACCGCCCCGGTCACCGTCCAGGGCGACTACGACCCCCGGCGCGCCGCGCTCTACCTCTTCGTCGGCTTCGCCGCGGTGGCCGTCCTCGGTGGCCTCTTCGGCGCGATCAAACCGGTGCGCCGGCTGCTCGGCCGGTTCCGTCCGGTCGCCGACCCGGCCCGCCGGCGGGGCGCGGCGGCCGCCACGGTGACCGCGCTGGCGCTCGTCGGCTCCACGGTGCTGGCCATGTTCGGCGGGATGCTGATCGCCGCGAACGGCGACGGCACGGTCACGCCGGGCACCGGCCTGGACTGGTCGGTGCTGGCGGTCGGCGCGGTGCTGCTCGGCGGCACCAGCGCGTACGGCAGGCGTGGCGGCGTCTTCGGCGCCCTGCTCTCGGTCTGCCTGGTGGTGGTGTTCCTGGCCTGGTCCGTGGCGTACGACTGGACGGTCAGCAGGTGGGCGGTGGGTGGGGCGGCCGTCGGCGTCGGGCTGCTGGTCACCCGCCTGGTGGAGACGTTCGGGCGGCCCCGTCCGGTGTCGCCCGGCCCGGCCGGCTCCGGGCCGCTGCGGCCGGCCGGCGACGGCACGCTCAGCAGCGGCTGGGCGATGACGCCCGCGCCCGAGCCGACCGCCACCTGGCCGTCGGTGCTGCCGACCCGCACCGACACCGACACGCCGGTCGAGGCGTGGGAGGCGCCGGGCTGGGAGAGCGAGCCGCGCCGCTGGGACTCCGACGACCGTTGA
- the folP gene encoding dihydropteroate synthase has protein sequence MTDLVRADAPVVMGVLNVTPDSFSDGGRYADLDAAVGHGVRLRDAGADLVDVGGESTRPGADRIDAATETARVLPVVRELSAAGIPVSIDTSRARVAEAVLAAGAVVVNDVSGGLADPDMARVVRDAGCPWVLMHWRGPSRRMRDLATYTDVVTDVRAELGQRVDAALAAGVAADRIIVDPGLGFAKTAAHNWELSARLPELVHLGFPVLFGASRKSYLGRLLADPAGEPRPAAGREAATVATSVLAVAAGAWGLRVHDVRATADALAVWRATGSPRVAGTTRAARSGGDR, from the coding sequence GTGACCGATCTGGTACGAGCGGACGCTCCGGTGGTGATGGGCGTCCTCAACGTCACCCCCGACTCCTTCTCCGACGGCGGCAGATACGCCGATCTGGACGCCGCCGTCGGACACGGGGTGCGACTCCGCGACGCCGGCGCGGACCTCGTCGACGTCGGTGGCGAGTCCACCCGGCCCGGCGCCGACCGGATCGACGCGGCGACCGAGACCGCCCGGGTGCTGCCGGTGGTCCGCGAGCTGAGCGCCGCCGGCATCCCGGTCAGCATCGACACCAGCCGGGCCCGGGTCGCCGAGGCGGTGCTCGCCGCCGGCGCGGTCGTGGTGAACGACGTGTCCGGCGGGCTCGCCGACCCCGACATGGCGCGGGTGGTCCGCGACGCCGGCTGCCCCTGGGTGCTCATGCACTGGCGCGGGCCCTCCCGGCGGATGCGCGACCTGGCCACCTACACCGACGTGGTGACCGACGTCCGGGCCGAGCTGGGGCAGCGGGTCGACGCGGCGCTCGCCGCCGGGGTCGCCGCCGACCGGATCATCGTCGACCCGGGGCTGGGCTTCGCCAAGACCGCGGCGCACAACTGGGAGCTCAGCGCCCGCCTGCCCGAGCTGGTCCACCTCGGCTTCCCGGTGCTGTTCGGCGCCAGCCGCAAGTCCTACCTGGGCCGGTTGCTCGCCGACCCGGCCGGCGAGCCCCGCCCCGCCGCCGGGCGGGAGGCCGCGACCGTCGCGACGAGCGTGCTGGCCGTGGCGGCCGGCGCCTGGGGGCTACGCGTGCACGACGTCCGCGCCACCGCCGACGCGCTCGCCGTCTGGCGGGCCACCGGCAGCCCGCGGGTGGCCGGCACGACGCGGGCCGCCCGCAGCGGAGGGGACCGATGA
- a CDS encoding glycine betaine ABC transporter substrate-binding protein, translated as MRARSRLAAGAFGALVAASLLTGCGDAGSSGTDAPEAGASGAGCAPVAGDQLVVLTDDKKLQNTDNVLPAINAKAATPQLVAALDKVSAKLDTPKLIQLNRAVDVDRKTPQVAAQEFADANGLTDGIEKGPGGQVTVGAGNFSESQTVAELYKIALTAAGYQVKVQTIGNRELYEPALEKGQIQVVPEYAATMAEFLNTKANGKDAQPVSSPELEKTVSALKTEGDKAGLVFGQPSQAQDQNAFAVTKAFADKYGVSTLSDLAAKCSGQATVLAGPPECPQRPKCQAGLVEVYDFKAGSFSSLDAGGPQTKNALKTGSASVGLVFSSDAALATS; from the coding sequence ATGCGCGCACGTTCACGGCTGGCCGCGGGGGCCTTCGGCGCCCTCGTCGCGGCGAGCCTCCTCACCGGCTGCGGCGACGCCGGCTCGTCCGGCACCGACGCTCCCGAGGCGGGCGCCTCGGGGGCCGGTTGCGCCCCGGTGGCGGGTGACCAGCTGGTCGTCCTCACCGACGACAAGAAGCTCCAGAACACCGACAACGTCCTGCCCGCGATCAACGCGAAGGCGGCCACCCCGCAGTTGGTCGCCGCGCTGGACAAGGTCTCCGCGAAGCTCGACACGCCCAAGCTGATCCAGCTCAACCGGGCCGTCGACGTCGACCGCAAGACACCCCAGGTGGCGGCGCAGGAATTCGCCGACGCCAACGGCCTGACCGACGGGATCGAGAAGGGCCCGGGCGGCCAGGTGACGGTCGGCGCGGGCAACTTCAGCGAGAGCCAGACCGTCGCCGAGCTCTACAAGATCGCGCTCACCGCGGCCGGCTACCAGGTCAAGGTGCAGACCATCGGCAACCGCGAGCTCTACGAGCCGGCCCTGGAGAAGGGCCAGATCCAGGTCGTCCCGGAGTACGCCGCGACGATGGCCGAGTTCCTCAACACCAAGGCCAACGGCAAGGACGCGCAGCCGGTCTCCTCGCCCGAGCTGGAAAAGACCGTCTCGGCGCTCAAGACCGAGGGCGACAAGGCCGGTCTGGTGTTCGGCCAGCCGTCCCAGGCGCAGGACCAGAACGCCTTCGCGGTCACCAAGGCGTTCGCCGACAAGTACGGCGTGTCCACCCTCTCCGACCTGGCCGCGAAGTGCTCCGGTCAGGCGACCGTGCTGGCCGGTCCGCCGGAGTGCCCGCAGCGGCCGAAGTGCCAGGCCGGTCTCGTCGAGGTCTACGACTTCAAGGCCGGCTCGTTCAGCTCGCTCGACGCGGGCGGCCCGCAGACCAAGAACGCGCTCAAGACCGGTTCCGCGAGCGTCGGCCTGGTGTTCTCCTCCGACGCCGCGCTCGCCACGAGCTGA
- a CDS encoding ABC transporter permease — MFLHLSYRAAPGNPWFSWQYVRDNSDSILAALREHTWLTARAVVIAALVALPLAVAAYWFRSLAASILALTGVLYTIPSLALFAFLAPYLGIGAATVLTVVALYALLVIVRNTLAGLNQVPPEVREAAEGMGYGRWGRLFRIELPLALPGILTGVRLATVSTVALVTVGVVVGRGGLGQLIFAGFQNNFYKAQIMTGTVLCVLLALVLDLALAGLGRLLTPWLRGRTAR; from the coding sequence GTGTTCCTCCACCTGAGCTACCGGGCCGCCCCGGGTAATCCGTGGTTCTCCTGGCAGTACGTGCGGGACAACTCTGACAGCATCCTCGCCGCGTTGCGCGAGCACACCTGGCTGACCGCCCGGGCCGTGGTGATCGCCGCGCTGGTGGCGCTGCCGCTCGCGGTGGCAGCGTACTGGTTCCGGTCGCTGGCCGCGTCCATCCTGGCGTTGACCGGGGTGCTCTACACGATCCCGTCGCTGGCGCTGTTCGCCTTCCTCGCGCCCTACCTCGGGATCGGCGCGGCGACCGTGTTGACCGTGGTGGCGCTCTACGCGTTGCTGGTCATCGTGCGCAACACGCTCGCCGGCCTGAACCAGGTGCCACCCGAGGTGCGGGAGGCCGCCGAGGGCATGGGTTACGGCCGGTGGGGTCGGCTGTTCCGGATCGAGCTGCCGCTGGCGCTGCCCGGCATCCTCACCGGCGTACGGCTGGCGACCGTGTCCACCGTCGCGCTGGTCACGGTGGGGGTGGTGGTCGGTCGGGGCGGCCTCGGGCAGCTCATCTTCGCCGGCTTCCAGAACAACTTCTACAAGGCCCAGATCATGACCGGTACCGTGCTCTGCGTGCTGCTGGCGCTGGTGCTCGACCTGGCCCTGGCCGGGTTGGGTCGGCTGCTCACCCCCTGGCTGCGCGGAAGGACCGCTCGGTGA
- a CDS encoding ABC transporter ATP-binding protein, which yields MDVTPATDPGHGAASITLERIRKRYPDGTEAVRELSLEVKAGELVVLIGPSGCGKSTVLRMINRLIEPTDGRILLGDDDVTRVDPVTLRRRIGYVIQNVGLFPHQTVAANVATVPGLLGWPRDRTRARVGELLELVGLDPAQFGGRYPHELSGGQRQRVGVARALAADPVVLLMDEPFSAVDPIVRTRLQEEFLRLQAEVRKTIVLVTHDLDEAVRLGDRIAVLSEGGALEQYDTPAALLGSPASAFVREFVGADRGIRRLAVTPLTPAALDPLPAGDGSGLPTVALGSSAYDALGALLTSGAERAVVTEDGRPVGLLTRARVLAMGAVD from the coding sequence GTGGACGTTACCCCGGCGACCGACCCCGGTCACGGCGCCGCCTCGATCACGCTGGAGCGCATCCGCAAGCGCTACCCGGACGGCACCGAAGCGGTCCGCGAGCTGAGCCTGGAGGTCAAGGCCGGCGAGCTGGTGGTGCTGATCGGGCCGTCCGGCTGCGGCAAGTCCACCGTGCTGCGGATGATCAACCGACTGATCGAGCCGACCGACGGACGGATCCTGCTCGGCGACGACGACGTCACGAGGGTCGACCCGGTGACGCTCCGCCGCCGGATCGGCTACGTGATCCAGAACGTCGGTCTGTTCCCGCACCAGACCGTGGCCGCCAACGTGGCGACCGTGCCCGGGCTGCTCGGCTGGCCCCGGGACCGGACCCGCGCCCGGGTCGGTGAGCTGCTCGAACTGGTCGGCCTCGACCCGGCGCAGTTCGGCGGGCGTTACCCGCACGAGCTGTCCGGCGGGCAGCGGCAGCGGGTCGGGGTCGCCCGGGCGCTCGCCGCCGACCCGGTGGTGCTGCTGATGGACGAGCCGTTCTCGGCCGTCGACCCGATCGTCCGCACCCGGTTGCAGGAGGAGTTCCTCCGGTTGCAGGCCGAGGTCCGCAAGACCATCGTGCTGGTCACCCACGACCTCGATGAGGCGGTGCGGCTCGGTGACCGGATCGCGGTGCTGTCCGAGGGCGGCGCCCTGGAGCAGTACGACACCCCCGCCGCGCTGCTCGGCTCGCCCGCCTCGGCGTTTGTCCGCGAGTTCGTCGGCGCCGACCGGGGCATCCGGCGCCTGGCGGTCACCCCACTCACCCCCGCGGCGCTCGATCCGCTCCCGGCCGGCGACGGGTCCGGCCTGCCCACCGTGGCGCTGGGCAGCTCGGCCTACGACGCGCTCGGCGCGCTGCTCACCTCCGGCGCCGAGCGGGCGGTGGTGACCGAGGACGGCCGCCCGGTCGGGCTGCTCACCCGTGCCCGGGTGCTGGCCATGGGCGCGGTGGACTGA
- a CDS encoding ATP-binding protein gives MSRSSTPGSPAGRPGGPVGHRARSFDYPDVEEVDEVVLDPALVTSPGHGRVGVFQPPRPLAARGAEPREPVRPDGDIDSPFLDLFGGASPRVRRPAAPPVTPVDPVVAPPRRGVGRDPLPIPHQPVVPVEAAPPADPEPPAREQTPGVRAVGRPRPEPAIAAPPPPPALDPPPTTRGRVPLQAGDRLPALRPTAEPEPAAEPVAGLPAPAETPGAAHRTERREPAPEPVDAYPVPTAPSREIGRPAHREVTPPRQRSAGRRDKPAKPVRVRAPKIKFGDRDPSVELAITEIAGHLTFTPNTVTAWYWLPEVRWAFRPDAEREALLSAISEQYAGLAGFRLHLRRTTRPFPADEWARTIDGLTAAPLPDVPGTIGWADHLVAAQRHLMSVNHAEGQTYLGVTFARRSLGDSLTERLLRTFGRGTADGERRRLGRTVEQFDEVLGAFGMRGRRVSAPELEWLLYRSVALCMAPPGVLSPITNGRWERGDLLALTEQVERYRTPYGSTVKLVNRMTGEERHVAVLAVGRMEPLEIPERHEPWLHFHERLPWPMELSTRVDILGPNDSFRNLEHRLRMIRSQQLDYAEHGIDAPPELERLAKRALVIGDEMTTGLPVDSARAHGWHRIAVGGRTREECLERARRLIQLYSRELRISLQHPKNQDWLAREFIPGEPIANTGYVRRMPVNLLAAALPQAASTVGDRRGDLIGRTAGTCRRPVFLDLHFPMEVRERSGLAVFVAEPGGGKSTLLGALGYLAARRGAQVTLLDPSGPLARLCAMPELAPYSRVLNLTGSEQGTLAPYALIPTPLRSEFTTGPAGDREFEIAVSNARAERRMLVQDICMMLVPPQVAREASTATLFRHAVRQVPAEETSTLDDVVTCLQGLDDDAGRELANLLLDTAEMPLAMLFFGRPPEGLLGADAALTVITMAGLRLPDLKIEREYWSAEEALALPMLHTAHRLAVRRCYGGSMSSRKLVGLDEAHFMEGWRSGRSFLVRLARDSRKWNLAALVASQNPKDILGLDVQNLVSTVFVGRIAEDSEIASEALRLLRVPVDDGYEATLASLSQADSGSANRLGFREFVMRDVDGRVQKVRVDVSYVDGLLKHLDTTPAAVAQAAGQLPTVLADLEA, from the coding sequence ATGAGTCGCTCTTCCACGCCGGGTTCCCCGGCCGGGCGCCCGGGCGGGCCAGTCGGTCACCGTGCGCGATCGTTCGACTACCCGGACGTCGAGGAGGTGGACGAGGTCGTTCTGGACCCGGCGCTCGTCACCAGCCCCGGGCACGGTCGGGTCGGCGTCTTCCAGCCACCTCGCCCCCTCGCCGCGCGCGGGGCGGAACCGCGCGAGCCGGTACGCCCCGACGGCGACATCGACTCGCCCTTCCTCGACCTGTTCGGCGGCGCGTCACCCCGGGTCCGCCGCCCCGCAGCCCCGCCGGTCACGCCGGTGGATCCGGTGGTGGCGCCGCCCCGCCGGGGGGTGGGCCGCGACCCGCTGCCGATCCCGCACCAGCCCGTCGTGCCGGTCGAGGCGGCGCCGCCGGCCGATCCCGAGCCCCCGGCCCGCGAACAGACCCCGGGCGTACGGGCGGTGGGCCGCCCCAGGCCGGAGCCCGCGATCGCCGCGCCCCCGCCGCCGCCCGCGCTCGACCCGCCGCCCACCACCCGCGGCCGGGTGCCGCTCCAGGCCGGCGACCGACTGCCGGCACTCCGGCCCACCGCCGAGCCGGAGCCGGCCGCCGAGCCGGTCGCCGGCCTCCCGGCGCCCGCCGAGACACCCGGCGCCGCCCACCGCACCGAGCGGCGCGAGCCGGCGCCCGAGCCGGTGGACGCGTACCCGGTGCCGACCGCGCCCTCCCGAGAGATCGGCCGGCCCGCGCACCGGGAGGTGACGCCGCCCCGGCAGCGCTCCGCCGGCCGCCGCGACAAGCCCGCCAAGCCGGTCCGGGTCCGCGCCCCGAAGATCAAGTTCGGCGACCGCGACCCGTCGGTCGAACTGGCCATCACCGAGATCGCCGGCCACCTGACCTTCACCCCCAACACGGTCACCGCGTGGTATTGGTTGCCCGAGGTGCGCTGGGCGTTCCGCCCCGACGCGGAGCGCGAGGCGCTGCTCTCGGCGATCTCCGAGCAGTACGCCGGCCTGGCCGGTTTCCGCCTGCACCTGCGCCGCACCACCCGGCCCTTCCCGGCCGACGAGTGGGCCCGCACCATCGACGGGCTCACCGCCGCCCCGCTGCCCGACGTGCCCGGCACCATCGGCTGGGCCGACCACCTGGTCGCCGCCCAGCGGCACCTGATGTCGGTCAACCACGCCGAGGGGCAGACCTACCTCGGCGTCACGTTCGCCCGCCGGTCGCTGGGCGACTCGCTCACCGAGCGGCTGCTGCGCACGTTCGGTCGGGGCACCGCCGACGGTGAGCGACGCCGGCTGGGCCGCACCGTCGAGCAGTTCGACGAGGTGCTCGGCGCGTTCGGCATGCGCGGCCGGCGGGTCAGCGCGCCCGAACTGGAGTGGCTGCTCTACCGCTCGGTGGCGCTCTGCATGGCGCCACCCGGCGTGCTCTCGCCGATCACCAACGGCCGGTGGGAACGCGGCGACCTGCTGGCCCTCACCGAGCAGGTGGAGCGCTACCGCACGCCCTACGGCTCCACGGTCAAACTGGTCAACCGGATGACCGGCGAGGAACGGCACGTGGCGGTGCTCGCGGTCGGCCGGATGGAGCCGCTGGAGATCCCCGAGCGGCACGAGCCCTGGCTGCACTTCCACGAGCGGCTGCCGTGGCCGATGGAGTTGTCCACCCGGGTCGACATCCTCGGCCCCAACGACTCCTTCCGGAACCTCGAACACCGGCTCCGGATGATCCGCTCCCAGCAGCTCGACTACGCCGAGCACGGCATCGACGCGCCGCCCGAGCTGGAACGGCTGGCCAAGCGGGCGCTGGTGATCGGCGACGAGATGACCACCGGGCTGCCGGTCGACTCGGCCCGCGCGCACGGCTGGCACCGGATCGCGGTCGGTGGCCGCACCCGGGAGGAATGCCTGGAACGGGCGCGCCGGCTCATCCAGCTCTACTCCCGCGAGCTGCGGATCTCGCTCCAGCACCCGAAGAACCAGGACTGGCTGGCCCGCGAGTTCATCCCCGGCGAGCCGATCGCCAACACCGGCTACGTCCGGCGGATGCCGGTCAACCTGCTCGCCGCCGCGCTGCCGCAGGCCGCGAGCACGGTCGGTGACCGGCGCGGCGACCTGATCGGCCGCACCGCCGGCACCTGCCGCCGGCCGGTCTTCCTCGACCTGCACTTCCCGATGGAGGTCCGCGAGCGCTCCGGCCTCGCCGTCTTCGTCGCCGAGCCGGGCGGCGGCAAGTCGACCCTGCTCGGCGCGCTCGGCTACCTGGCCGCGCGGCGCGGCGCGCAGGTGACGCTGCTCGACCCCTCCGGCCCGCTGGCCCGGCTCTGTGCCATGCCCGAGCTGGCGCCCTACTCACGGGTGCTCAACCTGACCGGCTCCGAGCAGGGCACGCTGGCGCCCTACGCGCTGATCCCCACGCCGCTGCGCAGCGAGTTCACCACCGGGCCGGCCGGCGACCGGGAGTTCGAGATCGCCGTCTCCAACGCCCGCGCCGAACGCCGCATGCTGGTGCAGGACATCTGCATGATGCTGGTGCCGCCGCAGGTCGCCCGCGAGGCGTCCACCGCGACGCTGTTCCGGCACGCGGTCCGCCAGGTGCCGGCCGAGGAGACGTCCACCCTGGACGACGTGGTCACCTGCCTCCAGGGACTCGACGACGACGCCGGGCGCGAGCTGGCCAACCTGCTGCTCGACACCGCCGAGATGCCGCTGGCCATGCTCTTCTTCGGCCGACCGCCGGAGGGGCTGCTCGGCGCCGACGCCGCGCTCACCGTGATCACCATGGCCGGCCTCCGGCTACCCGATCTCAAGATCGAGCGGGAGTACTGGTCGGCCGAGGAGGCGCTCGCCCTGCCGATGTTGCACACCGCGCACCGGCTCGCGGTCCGCCGCTGCTACGGCGGCTCCATGTCCTCCCGCAAGCTCGTCGGTCTCGACGAGGCGCACTTCATGGAGGGCTGGCGCTCCGGCCGGTCGTTCCTGGTCCGGCTCGCCCGCGACTCCCGCAAGTGGAACCTGGCCGCGCTCGTCGCGTCGCAGAACCCGAAGGACATCCTCGGCCTCGACGTGCAGAACCTCGTCTCCACCGTCTTCGTCGGCCGCATCGCGGAGGACAGCGAGATCGCCTCCGAGGCGCTGCGGCTGCTGCGGGTGCCGGTCGACGACGGCTACGAG
- a CDS encoding DUF3180 domain-containing protein yields the protein MGPTRVSTLVVAGLAAAAVAWLLISGFYYDFAPDLPWLPVITLAGLAVLEGYAAANTRGRIERRPGREPVNPLLVARFVVLAKASALAGAIFTGFYAGLTGWLFVERTNAAVGDRPAAVAGLVASLALTVAALWLERSCRVPEQEDDEDREPGDRETPRGRR from the coding sequence ATGGGTCCGACCCGGGTCTCCACGCTCGTGGTGGCCGGTCTGGCCGCCGCGGCGGTGGCCTGGCTGCTGATCAGCGGCTTCTACTACGACTTCGCGCCGGACCTGCCCTGGCTGCCGGTGATCACGCTGGCCGGGCTGGCCGTGCTGGAGGGCTACGCGGCGGCGAACACCCGCGGCCGGATCGAGCGGCGGCCGGGCCGGGAGCCGGTGAACCCGCTGCTGGTCGCCCGTTTCGTGGTGCTCGCCAAGGCGTCCGCGCTGGCCGGGGCCATCTTCACCGGTTTCTACGCCGGGCTCACCGGCTGGTTGTTCGTGGAGCGGACCAACGCCGCCGTCGGCGACCGCCCGGCCGCGGTGGCCGGGCTGGTCGCCTCGCTGGCCCTGACCGTGGCCGCGCTCTGGTTGGAGCGCTCGTGCCGGGTGCCCGAGCAGGAGGACGACGAGGACCGGGAGCCGGGCGACCGGGAGACGCCGCGCGGGCGCCGCTGA